The genomic segment CCTCAGGCACGCCTTCAATTGCTTCCCTCGCCCTCTTAAGAACCTCGCGGAGGGCGTTCTTTGCAGTCTCCTCCTCGGCCGCGACGAGAACGAAGGCGTCTTCCTTCCCTAGACCAAGTTTTTCGATAACCGCATTAACCTCTAATTCGGTAATTCCATAATTCGGCAGCTCATCGATGTGAAAGATGCCCTTCACGTACTTCTTGGCCCTGTCCGCCATCTCGGTGCCCAGGCGCCTGCCGGGCTGTATCTCCTTCCCGATCAGGCCGCGGAACTTGGGGAGTTTAACGGCGAGAACCCTTCCGCCCTTCTTTACGGTGCGAGCGATTATCTTCGAGCCGGTGTTTTCGAATATCTCGGTGACGTCGTGGAACCCCTCCTTGAGATCTTCGGGTTTAACGCCGCGCTTTCTGAGCTCGTCCCGAATTTTCAGGAGGTTCACCTGCCTCCCAACTTCGCGTTCAACGATTAAGGGGATCATGTCAAGCTCCTGGACACCCTTAATCTCGACCCTTGCCCCACCCCTGATGGAGACGTTCAGGTCCTGCCTGATGGTTCCGAGGCCGCGCTTGACCTTCCTCGTCGCCCTCAGAGCATCGCCTATGTACTTGGCCACTACCTTCGCCTGCTCAGGGTGGTGTATATCAGGTGTTGTCGCTATCTCGACAAGGGGGATTCCAAGGCGGTCAAGGCGGTAGATTACCTCCCTCTCCTTCCTTTCGACGATGCGGCACGCGTCCTCCTCAATGCATATCGTTGGGATTCCGACGCTTCCCCAGGGGGTATCAACCTTTCCGTTCATGGCTATTATCGCCGTCCTCTGGAAGCCGGAGACGTTGGAGCCGTCTATGACTATCTTGCGCATGAAATGAACCTCGTCAACCGGCTTGGCGTTGAGCAGGTATGCGATCTGAAGGGAAACTTCAAGTGCCTCCATGTCCGGTCCACGGGGCGGCTCCTCATCGATGTAAACGAGGTCCGCCAGGTGGTTGTTTCCCTCGTAAATGTAGGTTCGCCCCTTCTTGAATTCTTCAAGTGCCGCCGGATCGATCTCACCAATCTCACTCATCGTCGGGCGCAGGCGCCTCTGGAACTTGAACTCTACATTATCGTTCAGCTCACTGGGAACTGGCGAGAACAGCTTTTTCGTGTCCAGCTGTCTGTGAATCTCAAGGCCGACCTTGAGACCGAGCTTTCTGTAATCGAACTTCTCTGTCATCTTAATCACCTCAGGAACGTGTCAAACCTCGTGTAAGGTGTTATCTCCCCGGCGTAGTTGGTGAGCATCATCTCCCTTGCCTCGCCCGGGTCGTTAGTATGGCCGAGAACCCACATGAGTTTGACGTACGCGGTCTCTGGAAGCATGTCCTCACACGGAACAACGCCGGCTTTAAGCAGCCGTCTGCCGGTGGAGTAGACATTCAGGTTAACGCGACCGTAGATGCACTGGCTCGTCATACAGACCGTGACCCCCTCCTCCGTGGCGCGTTTTAGGGTGTCTATAACGTAGGTGGGTACGTGACCGAGTCCCGTTCCCTCAATGACCAGTCCTTTATACCCCTCGTCAACCAGGAAATCTATTATCCCCGGGCTCATTCCCGGAAACGCCTTGACCAGGGCGACCTTCGTCTCCATCCTGTCATCAACAACGACCTCGGATTTCCCCCTCTTTTTGTGGTCTTCCCCGAGGAATTCAACCTTACCCTCCGGCCACACTTTGGCTATGGGAACGTCGTTTATGCTCCTGAAGGCGTCTCTCCTGCTGGTGTGCATCTTCCGGACTTTGGTGCCGCGGTGGGCCAAGCAGTACGTATCACCCGTCTCGCCGTGCATGACGACGGTGACCCCTCCAAAGTCCGCTGTTGCCATCCTTACTGAACAGGTCAGGTTCATCGCGGCATCACTGCTCGGCCTGTCGGAGCTTCTTTGTGCCCCCACGAGGACCACCGGCTTTGAAAGGTTCCTCAACATGAAGCTGAGTGCCGCGGCGGTGTAGGCAAGCGTGTCGGTACCGTGGGCAATAACGACTCCGTCTTCTCCGGAATTGAGGGCGTCTGCTACCTCACGGGCTACTCTTGCCCAGTATTCAGGTTTCATATCTTCACTCAGGATGTTCATCAGGAGCTTTGGGGTGATGTTGGCTATTTCAAAAATCTCAGGAACAGCCTTGGCGAGCTCTTCCGCTGTGAACGCCGGGTGAACTGCACCTGTTTTATAATCTATCCTGCTGGCTATCGTTCCCCCGGTTCCAAGAATCGTAACGTTTGGAAGTCCCTGCTTCTTGGGGAAAACCTCCTGGAACGAAATGGTTTCGGGAATTCCAGGCCTCTCAATTAGTTCGACACGCTTTATACCATCTATCAATATTCCCACGTTGTATCCGTTGTCCAGTTTGATGGTCAGTGTCTCGCCCTCCGATAGTTCATACGGGCTCATCACCCTGCCCTCGTACACCGTTTCTTCCCCTTTATAGACCTTGACGATTCTAATGTAGTCCCCAACCCGAATGTTGTTCTCGTCCATAAACCGCTCGACCTTTCTCATGCAACTCCCTCCGGCCATATTTGGGAGCCATTAATATAAACCTTGGCTTGGGGGTTCATAACTTGGGCTTTATCCTGAACCTGGGCTCATCAATCCACTCTGATCTGCACCGGGGACATCTGCTGGGAACCTTTATCTCAGGTTTAAAAACGAACCCGCACTTTCTACATTCCGCGGGCTTTACCAGGAGGACTTTGCCCTCCCGTTTCAGTGTCCTTTGAATTGTGTGGAGGTCTTCCAGTACTGTTTTCTTTGCTCCCCTTCCCCTGAGCCCCAGTGCCAGGGTCAGCTCGCTTGGCGCGTAGTCTCTCTCCTCCAAAAGCTTTATTATGCGTGCCCTGCGAGTCATCATCGCATGGGGTTTGGGTGATCATATTAAAAACTTAAGGGCCGGTGAGACCATGATCCTGGAAACTGCTGGGAGAGTTCTCGATGAGCATCAACTGTGCGATCGCTGCCTTGGAAGGCTTTTCGCCAGACTCGGCAGGGGTACCAATGAGGAGAGGGGCAGGGCAATCCGGCTGGTGCTGAGGATGGAGCGGCAGGCTCAGGGGGACTTCCCGGTACTGGGTGGAGAAAAGTGTGAGGTTTGCGGCGGGATATTTGATGAACTTCCCAATATGGCCGGCATCTGCCTGGAAAAAGCCCGGGAGATTGAGTTCTCAACGTTTTGGGTGGGTTCCAGATTTCCCGCTGAAGTTCTTGAGCGGGAGCGTGCCCTATGGGAAAAATACGGAATAGGTACCGCCGAGAGTATAAAGACCGAGTTCAACAGAGAACTCGGAAAGCTCCTGAGCGAGAAGCTTGGAAAGGAACCTTCGAGTGTGGGAGATCTGACCTTTATAGTCAACCCGTTTGGGAAAACCGTGGAGCTCCAGATAAAGCCGGTGTACATCTACGGTCGTTACAGAAAGCTCGTGAGGGGGATCTCACAGACGCCGTTGAAGGGGTACAGAGATAGCGTCTCCTCAATAATCTGCAGGCCCGTTTCACGTGAGGCCGGGGGAAAATGTGTTTTCAAGGGGGCTGGCAGGGAGGACAGTGATGTTAGGATGCTGGGCAATGGAAGGCCATTCATACTCGAGATAAAGAACCCACGGAGGAGGAGCCTTAACCTCAAGTCTCTGGTAGTTGAGATAAACTCCGGGGGCAAAGTTGAGGTTCTGGACGTACGATTTACATCAGGAGACGAGGCAAGGAGGGTTCTAACGAGCAGTCATCGGAAGGAGTACCTGGCCACGGTTTTCGTTGAGGAGGGGGTAAGTCCCAAGGAGGCCGCGATAGTTGCAAGGATGCTTAAGGGCGCTGAAATCCGGCAGAGAACTCCCCGCCGCGTAAAGCGTTCGAGAACAGATAAAACCCGGATAAAAAAGGTGTACCACGCTGAAGTTAGGTGGATGGATGAGCAACGCTTCGAGCTTAGGCTTGTAACCGATGGAGGCCTTTACATCAAGGAGCTTATTTCGGGAGACGAAGGAAGAACGAACCCCTCCGTTAGCGGTATCTTGGACAAGCCGGCGTTGTGCGAGAGCCTCGATGTTATTAACATCCTCGACGACTGAAAACTTTATAAACGCTTCCTTCTGATTGGGTTACGAAGCCATAACAGGCTTAGTCTGTATGCTGAAAAGGCTGTCGTTGAGAACGCTACGACCCTTCGCTTAATTGCGGGATGGGTAAAAGGTTGTGAGGTGATTGAGATGGTCAAAAAGGCGCACAGCTTTAGGAAGAAGACGAGAGGCAAACTCGGCAAGAGCCCGAGGAGGAGAGGTATCCCCCCACTTACTAGGTTCCTTCAGGACTTTGAGGTTGGCCAGAGGGTTCACATAGTTATCGAACCCAGCTACCACAGGGGGATGCCGGACCCGAGGTTCCACGGAAGGACTGGAACGGTTGTTGGCAAACGTGGGGACGCCTACGTGATCCAGATAAGGGACGGCGGCAAGACTAAGACGTTCTTTGTTCACCCCGTTCACCTCAGGCTTCAGAAGGGATGAAGATGATAAGCAGGAAGAAGCTCGAGGAGAGGTATCTCACCATAGCCGAGGCAAAGGAACTCCTCGAGAAGCGCAAGGCCGAGGGTGTTGAAGAAAACCCCGAGGAGCCGATGTTCTATGAAGCCAGGATTAGTCTTGAGCATGCGGAGCGCTTTGTGAAGCTCCGGCCGGAACAGGCAGTGAAGCTCAAGGAAAAACTCATCGGTCTCTTTGAGTGGCTTGATGAGCGCCTTGCCGCGAAACTCGTTGACTTGATGCCGGAGGATTACTTCGACATCCGCATCATCTTCTCCAAGGAGGACTACATGCCTACTCCTGAGGAGGCCGAGGAGATTATAAGGCTCCTCGGTGATTACAGGGAGTGAATCCCCTTTCCCTTTTCTCAACAAAGTATAAAAACTCTGAATCGGTATAGTTTTGGGGGAGAGAAAATGGATCACTACAGAAGGCACTCCTATAGGGAGAGCATCGAGAAGAAGCGGCGGAATATCGAGTATGAGGAGTACGCATACGTGCTGGACTACCTTCCGGAGGGATTTACCGACCTGCGTACCGGAAGAAGGACCGGAAAGCCGGTGGCTCAGGTGATCGGTGAGAAGGCTTTCACGCTCTTGGAGGTGGCACCCAAGACGGATCTAATGCTGTACGAGAGAATATTCGTCGGGAAGGGGCCGCGCGACAAAGTTCTCATGATAAACCGGAAGATCTCCTACGATGAGCTTACCGCGACCGCCAAGGCCGAACTCCCCTACGTCGTTGAGGAAATCGTCAAAAACAATGAGGAGCGCTTTGTCAAGTTCTTCAACCTGGCACCCCCCGTAACCAACAGGTTGCACAGCTTGGAATTGCTTCCCGGTATTGGGAAGAAACACATGTGGGAGATCTTGGAGGAGCGCAAAAAAGAACCATTCAAAAGCTTTGAAGAACTGAAGGAGCGGGTGAAGGGGCTGCCTGACCCCTCTAAAATGATATCCAAACGTGTTGTTGAGGAGATAATGGGCAAGGACCGATACAGGCTATTCGTGGGTCACAGGAGGATATTCAACGTATGAGGGAACGCCTCTTCTCACTTATTTCCAAGTACGGTCTCAAGACCAGCCACGAACTGGGGCAGAACTTCTTAGTAGTGCCCGATGTGGTGGAAAGGAATGTGGAGCGAGCAGAACTCTCGGAGAGGGATGTGGTCCTTGAGGTTGGCCCCGGTCTGGGCGTTCTGACTGACGCGCTCAGCAGGGTTGCCGGCAAGGTCTACGCAGTTGAGAAAGACCCGCGGCTGGTTCGTATCCTGAGGGGGGAATATGGTTGGCCCAACGTGGAGATTATTGAGGGGGATGCGCTGAAGGTTGAGTTCCCCGGATTCAATAAGGTGGTTTCCAATCTCCCATATCAAATCTCCTCTCCAATAACCTTCCGTTTTTTGAAGCATGGATTTGAGAGAGCGGTTTTGATGTATCAGCTTGAATTCGCGGAGAGAATCGTGGCGAAACCGGGCGACAAAAACTACTCACGCCTGTCGTTGATGGTTCAGGCAAAGGCCACTGCGGAGATCGTTGAACGTATCGGCCGTGGTGCATTTTGGCCGCGACCGAAGGTGGATTCGGCCGTGGTGCTGATGGAGCCAAAGAACCGGGCAGATACAGTGGAGCTTAATGAGGATCTTGTAAGGGCATTGTTTCAGCACAGGAGGAGCACCGTTTTAGCTGCGCTGAAAAAGTCCTACCATATGCTTGGCATGAAAAGGGAGGAGTTCAGGAGAATCAGACCTGCACTCGCAACCTTACCCCACGCGAAGAAGAGGGTGTTCCACCTCTCCCCTGAGGAGGTGTTGGAGATTGAGGATGCACTCAGGGACATGGGGGTTATTAAGTCCCCTCAAGGGAGTCCCTGAGTTCCTTAAGCTTCTCATAGTGCCCCTCTTCAATGCGGGCTAGGTGCTCGAAGAGTTCTTTTGTGTCCCCTGACGTTTCTCCAGCAAGGTATGTGTACAAGTCCT from the Thermococcus sp. genome contains:
- a CDS encoding tRNA pseudouridine(54/55) synthase Pus10, coding for MILETAGRVLDEHQLCDRCLGRLFARLGRGTNEERGRAIRLVLRMERQAQGDFPVLGGEKCEVCGGIFDELPNMAGICLEKAREIEFSTFWVGSRFPAEVLERERALWEKYGIGTAESIKTEFNRELGKLLSEKLGKEPSSVGDLTFIVNPFGKTVELQIKPVYIYGRYRKLVRGISQTPLKGYRDSVSSIICRPVSREAGGKCVFKGAGREDSDVRMLGNGRPFILEIKNPRRRSLNLKSLVVEINSGGKVEVLDVRFTSGDEARRVLTSSHRKEYLATVFVEEGVSPKEAAIVARMLKGAEIRQRTPRRVKRSRTDKTRIKKVYHAEVRWMDEQRFELRLVTDGGLYIKELISGDEGRTNPSVSGILDKPALCESLDVINILDD
- the rsmA gene encoding 16S rRNA (adenine(1518)-N(6)/adenine(1519)-N(6))-dimethyltransferase RsmA, with the protein product MRERLFSLISKYGLKTSHELGQNFLVVPDVVERNVERAELSERDVVLEVGPGLGVLTDALSRVAGKVYAVEKDPRLVRILRGEYGWPNVEIIEGDALKVEFPGFNKVVSNLPYQISSPITFRFLKHGFERAVLMYQLEFAERIVAKPGDKNYSRLSLMVQAKATAEIVERIGRGAFWPRPKVDSAVVLMEPKNRADTVELNEDLVRALFQHRRSTVLAALKKSYHMLGMKREEFRRIRPALATLPHAKKRVFHLSPEEVLEIEDALRDMGVIKSPQGSP
- a CDS encoding 50S ribosomal protein L21e: MVKKAHSFRKKTRGKLGKSPRRRGIPPLTRFLQDFEVGQRVHIVIEPSYHRGMPDPRFHGRTGTVVGKRGDAYVIQIRDGGKTKTFFVHPVHLRLQKG
- the gatD gene encoding Glu-tRNA(Gln) amidotransferase subunit GatD, yielding MRKVERFMDENNIRVGDYIRIVKVYKGEETVYEGRVMSPYELSEGETLTIKLDNGYNVGILIDGIKRVELIERPGIPETISFQEVFPKKQGLPNVTILGTGGTIASRIDYKTGAVHPAFTAEELAKAVPEIFEIANITPKLLMNILSEDMKPEYWARVAREVADALNSGEDGVVIAHGTDTLAYTAAALSFMLRNLSKPVVLVGAQRSSDRPSSDAAMNLTCSVRMATADFGGVTVVMHGETGDTYCLAHRGTKVRKMHTSRRDAFRSINDVPIAKVWPEGKVEFLGEDHKKRGKSEVVVDDRMETKVALVKAFPGMSPGIIDFLVDEGYKGLVIEGTGLGHVPTYVIDTLKRATEEGVTVCMTSQCIYGRVNLNVYSTGRRLLKAGVVPCEDMLPETAYVKLMWVLGHTNDPGEAREMMLTNYAGEITPYTRFDTFLR
- a CDS encoding DUF655 domain-containing protein, which encodes MDHYRRHSYRESIEKKRRNIEYEEYAYVLDYLPEGFTDLRTGRRTGKPVAQVIGEKAFTLLEVAPKTDLMLYERIFVGKGPRDKVLMINRKISYDELTATAKAELPYVVEEIVKNNEERFVKFFNLAPPVTNRLHSLELLPGIGKKHMWEILEERKKEPFKSFEELKERVKGLPDPSKMISKRVVEEIMGKDRYRLFVGHRRIFNV
- the gatE gene encoding Glu-tRNA(Gln) amidotransferase subunit GatE; this translates as MTEKFDYRKLGLKVGLEIHRQLDTKKLFSPVPSELNDNVEFKFQRRLRPTMSEIGEIDPAALEEFKKGRTYIYEGNNHLADLVYIDEEPPRGPDMEALEVSLQIAYLLNAKPVDEVHFMRKIVIDGSNVSGFQRTAIIAMNGKVDTPWGSVGIPTICIEEDACRIVERKEREVIYRLDRLGIPLVEIATTPDIHHPEQAKVVAKYIGDALRATRKVKRGLGTIRQDLNVSIRGGARVEIKGVQELDMIPLIVEREVGRQVNLLKIRDELRKRGVKPEDLKEGFHDVTEIFENTGSKIIARTVKKGGRVLAVKLPKFRGLIGKEIQPGRRLGTEMADRAKKYVKGIFHIDELPNYGITELEVNAVIEKLGLGKEDAFVLVAAEEETAKNALREVLKRAREAIEGVPEETRRALPDGNTQYMRPLPGKARMYPETDIPSIFLSPEEKERIRSGLPELPQEKVERYIKEYRIDRSLAETIINDERDGLFEEIIGLGAKPSLVASVLIVVLKGLKKEAPIDRITDRHIKEAFDLYLNGKIAKEAFEEIFKELARNPGKSAAQVAEEKGLTLLSEEEAERIIDEVVQAHIEVIKAKGMGAMGMIMGRAMARLRGRADGKLVSSLVRKKIQELSG
- a CDS encoding RNA polymerase Rpb4 family protein, which produces MISRKKLEERYLTIAEAKELLEKRKAEGVEENPEEPMFYEARISLEHAERFVKLRPEQAVKLKEKLIGLFEWLDERLAAKLVDLMPEDYFDIRIIFSKEDYMPTPEEAEEIIRLLGDYRE
- a CDS encoding transcriptional regulator, with the translated sequence MMTRRARIIKLLEERDYAPSELTLALGLRGRGAKKTVLEDLHTIQRTLKREGKVLLVKPAECRKCGFVFKPEIKVPSRCPRCRSEWIDEPRFRIKPKL